Below is a window of Chloroflexota bacterium DNA.
AATCGAACGACAAATCAAAGTGCCCCACAAGGCAGGCATCAAGCCCGTCAACAGAAAGAATCTCTTCTATATTTTCGATTGCTCTTCCCGTTTCAATTATGGCCGTAACAAGGGTTTCGTCGTTGGCTGTCTTTAAATAGTCGGAGTCAATAAGTTCATACCGCCTGGGCCCGTAGCCCCTGATACCTTGTGGTGGATACTTACAGGCTTTGACCGCCTTCTCTGCATCCTCTTTAGTGCTCACCATCGGGACTACGATACCATGAGCACCAATATCAAGCAATCGTTTTATATCTGTAGAATCGTTCTGTTGCACCCTCACAATAGGAGTACAATCTGTTCCGTTCATAGCCTGCATCATTCTCTGGATAGTTTCGTAATGCATAGGCCCATGTTCATCGTCTATATATAGAAAGTCATAACCGGCCCGGGATAACAACTCCGTTACATCTGGATGACCAAGGCCGGTCAAAATGCCAACAACTATCTCCCCGCGCAGCAATTTTGCTTTCAGTATATTTTTCAACTTCGTTCAACCCCCGATTAAAATCTTCCTATTTATTAGGTTATTCTATAGATTATAAGCTGGCCACTTGTTAAGTGGCAAGTACTTAGTTTTGCGCAAATGCAGCGTCATATTGCGTAGATAATTTCTAGTTGCGCAGCCTTAGTCAGCGGTTCGAATCCACCCGCTGCCAGTTGTTGTTAACTTCGATTGTTCACAGAATAACCTCCAATCCTTAACAATACTCTCCAAAAAACCTTCCTTATACTGCACAATCTGACGGAATGTTGTTCGTAGCTATTTTGTCAATCTATTAACCCCCATATCCTTGCTGTCATAATGCAATATTTTAAGGTAAAATCATCTTGTCTATGAAATCGGAGGTGCATAGTATGGAAAAGTATGAGGGCGCAGAAGCTTTCGTGGAGGTTTTAAATGCGCATGGCGTGGAGAATATCTTCTTTAACCCCGGCTCTGCTACCGTTCCTATTCAAGCAACGATATCCAAATATAGAGCCGCCGGCAAACGTGCCCCGAGGCTGATACTCTGCCTCGACGAATCGCTAACAATGACTGCAGCCCACGGACACTATATGGTTTCAGGGCGGCCACAAGTTATTATGGCACATTGTGAACTGGGTACCCAGCGAGTGGGTGGAGCGCTCCTTAATGCGCAGTTTGGACGAATACCCGTCATTCTATGGGCCGGGTTACAACTTCCCAACTCCCCACGCGTAAACTGGAAGCAAGAGCCTTACGACCAGGGCCTCATAGTGCGTAATTCCGTGAAGTGGGACCATCAGATAAGCAGCAACGAAAATATCCACGATGTCCTCCAGAAAGCCTTCCAGATCGCCTATACCGAGCCCTGCGGGCCGGTCTATCTTGCTTTTCCCCCATCAATTCTTACCGAAAAGATTGACAGGGTGAAAATCCCACCATCAGCCATAACTGCCGTATCCTCAACCGCGCCGGCTGATGTTGACAGCCTCAGTAAGGCAGCTGAGATATTGATTGAGGCGGAAAACCCTCTTATAGTAGCCGGCTACACCGGGAGGCATCATCAATCGGTGTCGTCGCTGGTAGAATTAGCCGAAACCCTATGTGCACCGGTTATTACCAGTCAAACATGGCTGAATTTCCCTCACACGCATCCCCTCTGTGCTGGCGTTGAACAGTTCCGTGGGAGCAGGAAGACAAATCCCTTCGCAGATGCTGATGTTCTTCTGGTCATTGACTATGATATGCCGTACTCAGGGACAGAAACTTTGCCCGGCCCGGAGGCTAAAATCATTCATATCGACCTTGACCCTTTTACACGGGGCCGACCTTTATGGGGCCGGGGTTCTGATATTTTCATTGAGGCTGACTCCAGAGAGGCCATCCCAGCGCTAAAGAAGATAATCAGCCAGAGATTAACCCCTGAAAAGCGCATACAATTGCAGGAGCGCTTTAAGCAGTTAGAAAGTAAACACAAGAAGCAACGGGACAGCTGGCATGCTCTGGCCATGAGCAAAGCCGACCAGAAACCAATCTCTGCAGACTGGCTTTGTCATTGTATATCTGAGGTTATAGACGAGGACGCGATAATAGCGAGTTTTATGATTAGCCCACAGGCGCCGGTGACGGAACAGATCCTCCGCACCAAGCCGGGGACTTTTATAGGCAACGCCGGCGGTTCTGTCCAATGGGCATTGGGAGCGGCATTCGGAGCGAAAATAGCGGCTCCTGATAGAACGGTGGTAAGCGTGACGACGGATGGAGGCTTCGTATGGAGTTGCCCTGTTGCCACTCTCTGGACTGCCCGCGCCTACAACGCTCCGTTTCTATCAATCATCCTGAACAACCAGGGATATAATGTAATCAGGAAGATGGTCCAGAAGGGTTACGGCGAGAATAAGCTCACGGACGAGATGGCATTTGAGGCGGGGGTAGACATTAAGCCACCGCCCGACTATGCTTTAATTGCTCAGGCCTGCGGTGCTTACGGGCGAATGGTGGAAGACCCGGCCGATGTTCTGCCAGCCTTGAGAGACGCCCTTGAACAGGTTAGCCTCGGGAAACCCGCGGTGCTGGATGTCAGGATAGAGAGAGAGTGAACAGCTTTCCGGCCTCAACTAATCCGTCAATACGATGGCCTGACTACTGAAAAATGCTTCTATTTTTAAATAGTCAGTTTGACAACCTGTCTAAAAACACAGAAAGCCCTTTTCCAGGGCTTTTATTCGTGATACCACACTTAAATCCAATTGTTAAAAATTCAAACGTAGGACCTGTTCTACTCCCACAAATTCAATCGTTAATGGCTAGAGTCCCCTGCTTCGGGTTTTTCCGAAGCAGGGGACTCCTGAGCACTACATGCGCTGCCAGGCGTCACGATAGGCTTTCTTGAAGTTCTCAATCGAGGTGTAGACCTTATCGAAGAAAGGATCCGCAGCCGCATACTCTGCGTAGAGGTCCATGGCTCTCGAGACCACCTCGTCAGCAATCGAGTCCGGGATAAAGGTTACGGTAACGCCCTTCTCCCGGAACAGCGGGACGACTTCGAGGTCTCTCTGCGTCATGAATTGGTAGTAGTTCATGCCCGCTGCCTTGCCCATCTCGATGATTAACTTCTTTAGACTCTCCGGAAGCTCCTCCCAGGAATCCCTGTTGACCATGATGGGCTGCCACTCCTGGGGCTGGCGGGCCGAGCCAAGATAGACGTAGTCGATGACCTCATAGCTGGCTATCGAGTAGTCATATCCCGGCGAGCTGAGCTGGAAGCCATCAAGCACACCGCGCATCATCGATTCGTAGGTCTCCTCGGTGCTGAGCGTAACCACTGAAGCGCCCATATCGGTGAAAATCTTGCCATCATCGCCAGCGGTTCGCAGCTTCAGTCCCTTGATGTCATCGGGCGAATTGAGTGGGTCCTTGGTATTGATGAAAATTTCGGGCACGGTGATGAATCCACCGGTGAAGACCGCGTTGTAGTCCTTGGCCATCTCGCTCAGCAGGTCAAGGCCCTCGAGTTGCATCCAGAAAAATTGCTCCGTCGGTGAAAGGCCAGCTATCTGGTAGGTGAACAGGTTGGTTGCCGGCCCGAAACGGTCCATCCAGTACATGGTGCAGGTACTTGCCATGTCGAGTACACCTTCATTGATGCCGTCAAGCTCCACCATTGACGGGACAATTTCGCCGCCTGAATGCAGTGGGACATCTAACTGGCCACCACTGGCCACCTCAAGGTCATCCGTGAACCATGTCCACCCCTTGTTGAAAGTAGAGCCAGCGCCAGCGTGCTGCTGGACAATCCACGAATATACTTTGGGTGGCTGGGCGGGGGTCGGCGCTGGAGATGGAGATGGTGCTGGTGCTGGCGCTGGTACCGGGGCGGGAGCTGGTGCCGGCGTCGGTGCCGGTGCAGGGGCAGGCGCCGGTGCTGGGGCTGGGGCTGGCGCAGCACAGGCTGCTGCCAGGCCGCTTAAAAGGGTTACTATCATCGCGAGCAATAACAGTTTCTTTATCTTAGTCAACTTCGCCTCCTCTAAAATTGAGATTGTAGGACCTTCTGACTGGTAGTTTATTACTGAAGACTATCACCCCCCTGTCTTAAAAGTGACGATTCTGGTGATGGGCTCAGACTGTTTCAAGAGCATCTTGTGCATGTAACTTTCAGTACTACAGCAAAGTACTGGAAAATCGTTGGTAATGAACACCGTCATTGGTATAATCAACTGTGGAACTGGGAATCGAATGCCTCTAGTTAACAAACCAGGTGACTGGAAAATACCCACTTAGATTTAAGTATCAAACGATATACTTATATAGAAAAAAGCGGGATGCCACTTCGCCCAATTTTGTATTAAGATACACATGGGAGGGGCTCCGGCCCAGCCTTTCCTTAAATCTCCCCTGGCAGAGCCCGCTTTCTTCACAATAATGTGGTGCCTCTTATTACAGCTACTGTTATCTTCAATTATTAATTACTACGTATTATTAAAGTAATTCTAAACATAAAAGCTTAGATTCGTATGATAAAAAGCTTAAATTTACATTAGAATTGCTGGGCAAATACAGACTTATAGTAGAGACGGTGAGCATCTCCAAAGGACAAGATGTTATCTCGTCACAATTAGAACGCTTTGTAATGATAAATAAGCCAAGGTGCCCGTACTGAAACCTTAGATAATCCCCTGACTATATTCACCGGGGAGTTAGTTATTTTCTCGCTTCAATCAGCAGGACTATCCCGGCTGCAAGGTTTGTAATGCGTTCTACCTTCAAGCCACTCTTACCGACATTATCCGCCGTTCTACGGTTAATATTTGCTCCCACAATGCGAACAACCAGCGGGTTGTAAATGTTCATAAGCCAAGCCGAAATGCGATTGGCGCTTAAAACGTGCTCCAGCAATACCACTTTCCCACCAGGTCTGCAGACCCTCTCAACTTCTTTTAGCCCCCTGACTGGGTCAGGGACAGAGCAGAAAACGAACGACGCAACTACTGTGTCAAAGGTGTTATCCTCAAATTCAAGGTTCTGAACGTCCATTTGTTTCAAACGGACTTCTATTCCAGACACCTCAGCTTTTCTCCTGGCACGGCTTAGCATCTTATCGCTGAAGTCCACCGCGGTTATCTCAGTGCCTTCCGGATAATACGGGTAATTCTTGCCGGTCCCCACCCCGACTTCCAAGATGTCGGTGCCCTCCGCCCTGCTCCAAAGAAGGTCTCGCCACCTGCTGTAGCGAGACCTCTCGATGAAGCCCTCCATAAGGTCATAGACCGGAGCGACTCGATTGTACCGTTTTCTGGTGACCTCTGTAGCTTTGCTTGTCGCTGTCATTATTCCTGTTCCCTGTGACCTTGGTCACCGGAAAGGTATTTCTCGGGGTCAGCGTCAAAGGCCTTCTTGCAACCTACGGCGCAGAAGTAGTAGGTTTTACCCTTGTACTCAGAGGTCGCTGCTGCGTTCTTCTCATCAACCTCCATACCGCAAACCGGGTCTTTAGCCATCTCTATCACCTCCTTGTGGCAGCATTAACTTCCTTATTCCCTATTTTACCATCCCATCATGCCGCCCCAACCACCCATATGGCCACCCATTGTACCGCCCCAGCTGCTGGGACTCCCTTCTTCTGAGGCCGGATAATCATAGCCATGGCAGGGAGCATAACCGAGACCTTCGTGTACTTCCTCGGCAGCTTCAACCATTGCCTCCCAGTCACCTTCCTCGCAGGCCTCATGCATCGCCTGCCACGTTTCCCGGTCTGGTGTTTCCGAATCTCCCTCCGTGGGGCCGTGAGCGAATACGGGAATAGCGAAAGTTACCATTAAGCTCAGAACTGCAATAACCAAGCCAACAAGTAGAATTCTTTTCATTTTGACCTCCTTTCTTTAATATCAGTGTCTATCACACATTGGTATTACGTTGCTCCTGCATGCACATGCTGCTTCATACTTGCTGTCAGTTCACCTCCTTTCCTTGGTCTGGCCGGCAAGAAGTAACTTGCCAAGGTAAAGCCTAGATAACCGATGTAGGCAAGCACTTCCACCAGTGAAGGATTGGCATTGTAGCCAAAGATGGCGGTTAAGAACCTGCCGATTACTGATTGCTCGGGGACAATGTGGTCAATGTCCCACACGTGCGCTATAGCAGGCGGGATAATGCCTGCCTCATGGAACTCATGGATGCCGTGGGCAAGTAGGCCAGCGGCGAATAGAATCAGCAACAGTCCGGTAACGTTGAAAAAAGTTCTCAGGTTAAGCTTTGAGGTTCCCCTGTAAATGCTATAGCCGATAGCTACGGCGATACCCAAACCCAGGATACCTCCGACGGCTGATAAGACGGCCGACTCAGCTACTCTGGTGGCAGCAAAGAGAAAGAGTACCGTCTCAATACCTTCCCTGACTACTGCCACAAAAGCGAGCCCGAGCAGACCCAGCGTCGAACCACTACCAAGCGCAGATTGTATCTGGGCATGCAGATGTCCCTTAATGTTTATGGCCTGCTTCCTCATCCAGAAAATCATCCAGGTTAGCACGCCGGCGGCAGTCCACATGGCAATACCTTCAAAAATCTCCTCAGCCCTACCTTCAAGTCTCCCAGCGGAGAAATAAATCACGGCCCCGGCCACTAAACTGACAACAATCGCCAGCGACGTTCCTATCCAGACAGGTTCGAAACCCTTACGGTTATTGGTGGTAGAGAGATAAGCAAGTATTATCCCAATGATAAGAGCAGCTTCAAGCCCCTCCCTGAGTGTTATCAAAAGTGCACTAAGCATTTACCATATCACCTCTTTAAAGCTGTCTATGCCCTGCTTTCTGCTGTTATTCTTCGTTGCCTCTTTCTGGAGAGGTATACAAGTACTCCTGCTGATACAACCAAAGCGGCTACTGCTATCACCTGCGCTTGCTGTAATTGCCAGAAGACCGCGTTTTCCAGGCGTACGAAGGTGAGAACGAAACGCCCTAAAGAGTAAAGAGATAGATAACTGAAGAAGAGAAGTCCATCTCTCCCAAAGCTGTGGCGTAGCTTCAGGAGAAAGAG
It encodes the following:
- a CDS encoding 2,4-dihydroxyhept-2-ene-1,7-dioic acid aldolase, with protein sequence MKNILKAKLLRGEIVVGILTGLGHPDVTELLSRAGYDFLYIDDEHGPMHYETIQRMMQAMNGTDCTPIVRVQQNDSTDIKRLLDIGAHGIVVPMVSTKEDAEKAVKACKYPPQGIRGYGPRRYELIDSDYLKTANDETLVTAIIETGRAIENIEEILSVDGLDACLVGHFDLSFDLGLPIPPVMPPDKNNPRLAQALDKVVEASKRTGKPAGLAANADNIGWAIEKGFRFNLVAYVDRLLFDAARNVLDVARKAGRSK
- a CDS encoding thiamine pyrophosphate-requiring protein, whose product is MEKYEGAEAFVEVLNAHGVENIFFNPGSATVPIQATISKYRAAGKRAPRLILCLDESLTMTAAHGHYMVSGRPQVIMAHCELGTQRVGGALLNAQFGRIPVILWAGLQLPNSPRVNWKQEPYDQGLIVRNSVKWDHQISSNENIHDVLQKAFQIAYTEPCGPVYLAFPPSILTEKIDRVKIPPSAITAVSSTAPADVDSLSKAAEILIEAENPLIVAGYTGRHHQSVSSLVELAETLCAPVITSQTWLNFPHTHPLCAGVEQFRGSRKTNPFADADVLLVIDYDMPYSGTETLPGPEAKIIHIDLDPFTRGRPLWGRGSDIFIEADSREAIPALKKIISQRLTPEKRIQLQERFKQLESKHKKQRDSWHALAMSKADQKPISADWLCHCISEVIDEDAIIASFMISPQAPVTEQILRTKPGTFIGNAGGSVQWALGAAFGAKIAAPDRTVVSVTTDGGFVWSCPVATLWTARAYNAPFLSIILNNQGYNVIRKMVQKGYGENKLTDEMAFEAGVDIKPPPDYALIAQACGAYGRMVEDPADVLPALRDALEQVSLGKPAVLDVRIERE
- the dctP gene encoding TRAP transporter substrate-binding protein DctP — protein: MTKIKKLLLLAMIVTLLSGLAAACAAPAPAPAPAPAPAPAPTPAPAPAPVPAPAPAPSPSPAPTPAQPPKVYSWIVQQHAGAGSTFNKGWTWFTDDLEVASGGQLDVPLHSGGEIVPSMVELDGINEGVLDMASTCTMYWMDRFGPATNLFTYQIAGLSPTEQFFWMQLEGLDLLSEMAKDYNAVFTGGFITVPEIFINTKDPLNSPDDIKGLKLRTAGDDGKIFTDMGASVVTLSTEETYESMMRGVLDGFQLSSPGYDYSIASYEVIDYVYLGSARQPQEWQPIMVNRDSWEELPESLKKLIIEMGKAAGMNYYQFMTQRDLEVVPLFREKGVTVTFIPDSIADEVVSRAMDLYAEYAAADPFFDKVYTSIENFKKAYRDAWQRM
- a CDS encoding methyltransferase domain-containing protein, which gives rise to MTATSKATEVTRKRYNRVAPVYDLMEGFIERSRYSRWRDLLWSRAEGTDILEVGVGTGKNYPYYPEGTEITAVDFSDKMLSRARRKAEVSGIEVRLKQMDVQNLEFEDNTFDTVVASFVFCSVPDPVRGLKEVERVCRPGGKVVLLEHVLSANRISAWLMNIYNPLVVRIVGANINRRTADNVGKSGLKVERITNLAAGIVLLIEARK
- a CDS encoding YHS domain-containing protein, giving the protein MAKDPVCGMEVDEKNAAATSEYKGKTYYFCAVGCKKAFDADPEKYLSGDQGHREQE
- a CDS encoding FTR1 family protein encodes the protein MLSALLITLREGLEAALIIGIILAYLSTTNNRKGFEPVWIGTSLAIVVSLVAGAVIYFSAGRLEGRAEEIFEGIAMWTAAGVLTWMIFWMRKQAINIKGHLHAQIQSALGSGSTLGLLGLAFVAVVREGIETVLFLFAATRVAESAVLSAVGGILGLGIAVAIGYSIYRGTSKLNLRTFFNVTGLLLILFAAGLLAHGIHEFHEAGIIPPAIAHVWDIDHIVPEQSVIGRFLTAIFGYNANPSLVEVLAYIGYLGFTLASYFLPARPRKGGELTASMKQHVHAGAT